AAAAAATGGGATATCCAGGCTGTGCAATAGATGTACCTCTACACTACAAAGATGCAGCATTTGTAAGAACACATTTCGATGCAATGGAAGTAAGAGTACCAGATGCACCAAGAGATAATGAGCTAGTACTTATTCTATCTGTTACAAATTGCGGAAGACCTCATCCAAGAGTAGGTGGACTTAAAATAGAAGAAGTTAAAGGTGAAGACGGATTAAGATAGACATTAATAAGTAGGGCAGTATATGCAAATTAGACACTAAATAAACACCGTATATTCAAATAGAAAACTGACCATGAGGAAAATTCTCATGGTCAGTGTTATATAAAGGGGCTAGATACATATGAAAAATAAAACAAAAGGTGTAATACTTATGATATTTTCATCCCTTTGTTTTGCTTTAATGGCTGCAGCTGTCAAGTCAGTTCCAGAAATAAGCATATCTCAAAAAATGTTTTTCAGAAACTCTGTAACTCTAGTAGTTGCAAGCGTTATGATATTGAAAAAGAAAAAATCCTTTGTAGGGAAAAATAAAAAAGGATTGCTTATGAGAAGTATTCTAGGCTTATTAGGCATAGCAGGAAATTATTATGCCATTTCTAAACTACCACTTGCTGAATCAGAAATACTAAATAAAACATCTTCCTTCTTTGTTATAATACTTGCTGGAATATTTTTAAAAGAAAAAATAACAAGAAAACAAATTTATGCAATAATATTAGCCTTTGTTGGAGCCTTATTTGTAATAAAGCCTAGATTAGACTTTTCTATATTACCAGCCTTGATTGGCTTATCAGGTGCATTTTTTGCAGGAGCAGCTTATACAATGGTAAGATATTTAAATCGTACAGATAGTCCTGATACTATAGTCTTTTACTTTGGGTTAATATCTACTTTGGCAGTAATACCTATGATGCTTTTAGATGGTTTTGTACTATCTGGAGTCCCACAGCTATTAAAGCTATTATCAGTAGGTATATTTGCTGCTGCTGCCCAGATATTTATGGCATACGCATATAGCTTTGCATCAGCCAGTGAACTCTCCATATATTTATTTATAAACATAGTGTTTTCTTTATTAATTGGATTTGCTATTTGGGGTGAACTACCTGATATTTTCAGTTTATTTGGAGGCCTAGTTATTATATTGTCAGGGTATATAAATTATAGGTTAAATATAAGAGAAAATGGGCTGTCACAAAGAATATTATGATGAAAACCATTGCAATAATGAAAAAACCATTGCAATAATGAAACGCTATCTAATCGAGTGTTTTCAACATTTTTCTACACGCATTTAAAAAAGTATTGCATAAATGAAAAAACATACAAAATAATGACTAAATATTATGAAAAAGGCCTATTTATACTCCATAAATATGCATGAAATTGGCATAAAAAATGCATTACTTCTATATGTGGTGAAACCAATTTTTACCCTAGCTATCTAGAAAGATAAGACCACAGTATTAATTTTCTATTTATTACATATTTCTTACTTTGAAAGGAGGCTTATGCATAAATAAATTAATTATTTAACAATAGGTAGAGTAAAGGGTGGTTTCTATTCATTTTTAGTTTATTAATGCAAAATAATAAATTAAGGAGGAGTTTAAATTGGCTGAGAGTCTTAATGGAAAAACAGTAGTAGAAAACAAAGGTACAGAAAACGCTTTCAATCCGGTTCCAGATTCTGAAAGAAAATCATTAATAAGCCTTACTTTTGTACTTGCAGGCTACCCAATTGCACTATCAAACTTTGTTATAGGTGGTGCTGTTGGAGTAGGGATGACATTTCCTAAAGCTGTAATGACACTTCTAGTAGGAAATGGTGTTCTTATGGCAATAGTATTAGCTACTGGATACATGGCATTTAAAACTGGATTATCTACTTCTTTCTTATCTAGAAGAGCCTTCGGTAAAAGAGGCTCAAGTATATTTTCAATTCTGTTGGCTATTTCTTCTGTAACATGGATTTCATTAAATGGGGATATATTTGCTAGATTAATAAAAAGCACCTTCTCATGGTGGACCTTGCCAGTATCAATTACTGCAATTATATGTATAGCATTATGGACCCAATCTGCAATTAGAGGGTATAAAGGTCTAGAAATAATTAGCTTTTTAGGTGTGCCTGCGGCATTAGTATTATCTTTAGTAGGAGTTTTTGCAGTTGGTAGGGCTACTGGAGGTTTTGGTGAAGTACTTAGCTATATACCAGCTAAGCCTATTTCATTTGCTGCAGCTACATCTTCTATTATAGGCGGTTGGGTATTTGGTGCTACTATTACTCCGGATGTTTGTAGATTTGCTAAAAGTACAAGAGATTTGGTTATAGCGGGAATTGCTGCATTTTCTATAGGATGCTTAGGCTTACAGTTTGCAGGAGCATTAGTTGCTATATCTACAGGAAATGGGGACTTTACAGTAGCAATGGCTGCACTAGGTCTTTCTTTAGTAGCTTTCTTTGCAGCAATATTCTGTTTATGGACTACTCAAGATAATAATATTTACGGTGCAAGCTTAGCTATTCAAAACATATTAGAAGAGACTAAATTAAAGGGTAAGATACAGCACAAGCATATAGCATTAGTTATAGCAGGATTAGCAGCTGTATTTGCAGCACTTGGAATATACAAGCACATACTTCCTATAATCCAATTTTTATCATTGTTAATACCACCAGTTTCAGGATTAATTATTGGAGAAGAGTTTTTCGTTAAGAATTCAAAAGAAAAATTAAATGTTAATGCAATTGCTCTTGTCTCATGGCTTATAGCAGGAGTAGCTAGTTATATATCATTAAAGGCAGATGTTTTTGTTCCGCCAATAGTAGGTATAGTAACAAGCTGTTTAGTATATGTAATACTTAGTAAACTATTTGATAAAAAGGTCAAATCAGCATAAAACAATAATTTGAAGCCCTCATTTTAAAAAATGAGGGCTTTTTATTATAATCAATTAGAATAATTAGACTTTATTTCTTTTGCATTTTAAATTTTTTTTAGATAAAAAGTGGTATAATAATTAGATACTAATTAAGTGGAGAGGAAAAGATATGAAATATAATTTGAATACCGAAGGTAATAAAGTAATTATGAAAAACCTAAAGCATTTTGAACCAAAGCATGTTTTTGAATGTGGACAATGCTTTAGATGGGAGATAGAAGAAGACGGAAGTTATACGGGAGTAGCTTACGGAAAGATTTTAAATGTTAGAAAAGATGGAGAGGATATTGTCTTCTCAAATACAAGCTTAGAGGACTTTGAAGAAATATGGATAGATTATTTTGATTTAAATAGAGATTATGGAGAAATAAAGAATAAACTATCTAAGGATCCAATATTAAAAGAAGCCATAGGTTTTGGTCATGGTATAAGAATATTAAAGCAAGATGAATGGGAAATGCTTATATCCTTTATTATATCTGCAAACAACAGGATACCTATGATAAAAAAAGCCATTGGTCTATTAAGTGAAAGCTATGGAGAATATATTGGAGAATATAATGGGAGAAAATATTATAGCTTTCCAACAGCAGAAAGTTTAAAGGATAAAAGCATAGAAGAAATTGAAGGCTGTAAGGTAGGCTTTAGAGCAAAGTATATATTAAACAGTGCTAACATGGTATGTAACAAAGAAATTTATATTTATGGACTTAAAGACCTTTCAACAGAGGCTTCGAGAAACGAATTAATGAAATTTGCAGGTGTAGGTCCAAAGGTTTCTGATTGTATTATGTTATTTTCAATGAATAAATATGATGCATTTCCAATAGATGTTTGGGTTAAAAGGGTTATGGAGTACTTCTACTTGAAAGAGGATACTAGTCTTAAAAAAATACAAGAATACGGAAGGGATAAATTCGGAGAATACGCAGGATATGCCCAGCAATACCTTTTCTATTATGCCAGAGAGCTGGGGATAGGGAAATAGAATTAAGAACGATAGTTTAACGATAGTTGAACAATAGTTGAACAATTGTTCAACTACTGTTAGAAAAAAGGGGGAAAAATCGTGATAGGAAATTTAGCAAATGCTTTTGCAATAATTCTAGGAAGTATTATAGGTATATTTTTAAAGGATAGATTTAAAGAGAATTATAAAGATATAATAATGAACGGCATAGGGCTTTCTGTATTAGTTATAGGTATTAGTGGCGCTATAAAAACAGAGAATATGTTATTAGTGGTCATAAGCTTAGTAGTGGGAAGTATAATAGGAGAATGGCTAAAGATAGAAAACAAGCTTCAAAATATAGGCAATATTATTGAAAGCAAAGTAGGTGCAGGAACATCAAATATTTCAAATGGATTTGTTACAGCATCTCTAATATATTGTGTTGGAGCTATGGCAATAGTAGGAGCATTAGAAAGTGGACTTACTGGAAATAATCAGACTCTCTTTATTAAATCTATTTTAGACGGAGTCACTTCTATTATATTTGCTTCTACCTTAGGCATTGGAGTAGCATTTTCATCCCTATCAGTTCTAGTATACCAAGGACTTATTACATTAACTGCTAACACAATGAAGATTTTCTTAACAGAGGGAGTAATTACAGAAATGTCTGCTGTTGGAGGAATTCTAATTATGGGCATAGGCATTAACCTTTTAGGACTTAAAAAAATTAAAATAGGTAATATGCTTCCTTCAATATTTATTCCTATTATATATTTCATTTTTACCCTAGTAATTAATAGATTATTTTAGGTGATAAAAGGACATAAAGAATAGCAAAAAAATTAAGAGAAAAACTGTAATATTCTTTGCACACACAACGACAAAGCAAACGGAGAAAAACAATGAAAACACAAGATAAAACCATATAAACAATAACAATGGCATAATAAGACAAAATACACAGGAAAACAGCATTTGATTCTATAAAAAGCTTTAGGTAACATATATGTTGTAAGAATTAGCACTCAGCACGAGAGAGTGCTAACAAATTTAAAAAGAAAAAATTTTTTAAAATAAACAGGGAGGGTTAAGCATGAATATTAAACCATTAGGCGACAGAGTAGTTATTAAAAAGGTAGAAGTTGAAGAAAAAACTAAGAGTGGTATAGTACTTCCAAGCTCAGCTAAAGAGCAGCCACAAATAGCAGAGGTTGTAGCTGTAGGAGCTGGAATCACTGAGGACGAAAAGAAAAAAGATGAAATTAAAGTAGGCGACAAGGTTATATTCTCTAAATATGCAGGAACTGAAATTAAGGTTGATGAAGTTGAGTACACAATAGTTAAGCTTGCTGATATATTAGCAGTTGTTCAATAGGAAAATATTAAATTAAATATACCTTCACAGTTTCGAACATGAATAATTCTAAAGTAATATTATGAGTTCAACAAAATTAAAGGAGTGTGAATATAATGGCTAAGGAAATTAGATTTAGTGAAGAAGCACGTCGTGCTATGGAGAAAGGAATAAACAAGCTAGCAGATACAGTAAAGGTGACTTTAGGACCAAAGGGAAGAAATGTTGTTTTAGATAAAAAATTTGGCTCACCTCTTATTACAAACGACGGTGTGACAATAGCTCGTGAAATTGAGCTTGAAGATAAATATGAAAATATGGGAGCACAATTAGTTAAAGAAGTAGCTACAAAAACTAATGATGTAGCAGGAGATGGAACTACTACAGCTACAATATTAGCTCAAGCAATTATTAGAGAAGGATTAAAGAACGTTGCTGCAGGTGCTAACCCAATGATACTTAAAAAAGGTATACATAAGGCAGTAAATGTGGCAGTAGATGAAATAAAAACTCTTTCAAAACCAGTTGAAAGCAAAGAATCTATAGCTCAGGTTGCATCTATATCAGCTGGTGATGATGAAATAGGACAATTAATAGCAGAGGCTATGGATAAGGTAGGTAAGGATGGAGTTATAACAGTTGAAGAATCAAGATCCATGGGAACTACTCTTGACGTAGTTGAAGGTATGCAGTTTGATAGAGGATACCTATCACCATATATGGTAACAGATACAGAGAAGATGGAAGCTGTATTAGAAAATCCATATATTTTAATTACAGACAAGAAAATAACTAATATTCAAGAAATACTTCCAATATTAGAGCAAATAGTACAACAAGGAAAGCAATTAATGATTATTGCAGAAGACATCGAAGGAGAAGCATTAGCAACATTAGTAGTTAACAAGCTAAGAGGAACATTTACTTGCGTAGGAGTTAAAGCACCTGGATTTGGAGATAGAAGAAAAGATATGCTAAGAGATATTGCTATTCTTACGGGTGGAGAAGTAATATCAGAAGAATTAGGATATGATTTAAAAGAAGCTACATTAGAAATGCTAGGAAGAGCTCAAACTGTAAAGGTTGACAAAGAAAATACTACAATAGTAAATGGTGCTGGTGAGCAATCAGATATTAAAGATAGAATTAGA
Above is a window of Proteiniborus ethanoligenes DNA encoding:
- a CDS encoding DMT family transporter, producing MKNKTKGVILMIFSSLCFALMAAAVKSVPEISISQKMFFRNSVTLVVASVMILKKKKSFVGKNKKGLLMRSILGLLGIAGNYYAISKLPLAESEILNKTSSFFVIILAGIFLKEKITRKQIYAIILAFVGALFVIKPRLDFSILPALIGLSGAFFAGAAYTMVRYLNRTDSPDTIVFYFGLISTLAVIPMMLLDGFVLSGVPQLLKLLSVGIFAAAAQIFMAYAYSFASASELSIYLFINIVFSLLIGFAIWGELPDIFSLFGGLVIILSGYINYRLNIRENGLSQRIL
- a CDS encoding purine-cytosine permease family protein — its product is MAESLNGKTVVENKGTENAFNPVPDSERKSLISLTFVLAGYPIALSNFVIGGAVGVGMTFPKAVMTLLVGNGVLMAIVLATGYMAFKTGLSTSFLSRRAFGKRGSSIFSILLAISSVTWISLNGDIFARLIKSTFSWWTLPVSITAIICIALWTQSAIRGYKGLEIISFLGVPAALVLSLVGVFAVGRATGGFGEVLSYIPAKPISFAAATSSIIGGWVFGATITPDVCRFAKSTRDLVIAGIAAFSIGCLGLQFAGALVAISTGNGDFTVAMAALGLSLVAFFAAIFCLWTTQDNNIYGASLAIQNILEETKLKGKIQHKHIALVIAGLAAVFAALGIYKHILPIIQFLSLLIPPVSGLIIGEEFFVKNSKEKLNVNAIALVSWLIAGVASYISLKADVFVPPIVGIVTSCLVYVILSKLFDKKVKSA
- a CDS encoding DNA-3-methyladenine glycosylase family protein — its product is MKYNLNTEGNKVIMKNLKHFEPKHVFECGQCFRWEIEEDGSYTGVAYGKILNVRKDGEDIVFSNTSLEDFEEIWIDYFDLNRDYGEIKNKLSKDPILKEAIGFGHGIRILKQDEWEMLISFIISANNRIPMIKKAIGLLSESYGEYIGEYNGRKYYSFPTAESLKDKSIEEIEGCKVGFRAKYILNSANMVCNKEIYIYGLKDLSTEASRNELMKFAGVGPKVSDCIMLFSMNKYDAFPIDVWVKRVMEYFYLKEDTSLKKIQEYGRDKFGEYAGYAQQYLFYYARELGIGK
- a CDS encoding DUF554 domain-containing protein; protein product: MIGNLANAFAIILGSIIGIFLKDRFKENYKDIIMNGIGLSVLVIGISGAIKTENMLLVVISLVVGSIIGEWLKIENKLQNIGNIIESKVGAGTSNISNGFVTASLIYCVGAMAIVGALESGLTGNNQTLFIKSILDGVTSIIFASTLGIGVAFSSLSVLVYQGLITLTANTMKIFLTEGVITEMSAVGGILIMGIGINLLGLKKIKIGNMLPSIFIPIIYFIFTLVINRLF
- a CDS encoding co-chaperone GroES, yielding MNIKPLGDRVVIKKVEVEEKTKSGIVLPSSAKEQPQIAEVVAVGAGITEDEKKKDEIKVGDKVIFSKYAGTEIKVDEVEYTIVKLADILAVVQ
- the groL gene encoding chaperonin GroEL (60 kDa chaperone family; promotes refolding of misfolded polypeptides especially under stressful conditions; forms two stacked rings of heptamers to form a barrel-shaped 14mer; ends can be capped by GroES; misfolded proteins enter the barrel where they are refolded when GroES binds); translation: MAKEIRFSEEARRAMEKGINKLADTVKVTLGPKGRNVVLDKKFGSPLITNDGVTIAREIELEDKYENMGAQLVKEVATKTNDVAGDGTTTATILAQAIIREGLKNVAAGANPMILKKGIHKAVNVAVDEIKTLSKPVESKESIAQVASISAGDDEIGQLIAEAMDKVGKDGVITVEESRSMGTTLDVVEGMQFDRGYLSPYMVTDTEKMEAVLENPYILITDKKITNIQEILPILEQIVQQGKQLMIIAEDIEGEALATLVVNKLRGTFTCVGVKAPGFGDRRKDMLRDIAILTGGEVISEELGYDLKEATLEMLGRAQTVKVDKENTTIVNGAGEQSDIKDRIRQLKSQIEESTSEFDKEKLQERLAKLSGGVAVIQVGAATETELKERKLRIEDALAATRAAVEEGIVSGGGVALMNVIPAVEELLEASHGDEKTGVSIILRALEEPVRQIAANAGLEGSVIAEKVKASEKGIGFDALNEEYVNMIESGIVDPTKVTRSALQNAASVAAMVLTTEAVVADLPEEDVPGMGGMGGMGGMGGMM